actatgccacggcgccggacatatatatatattttttgtatgtatttgtacaaaaatttaaacgattaaaaaaaatttgaatcaGTATtgaaacaaacttattttattagaGTAGGAAATGGTTGCTTACCAATTTGAGGCTTTGCTTGACTATATCTCCAATCGGTCCAACTTTTCGCACAACACATATTGTTAGATGTGCTAATAACAAGGAGTCCGATGACAAGCATGAGGTGAAGCGCTGACTTATTCATctgcagaaacaaatatttaatacaagaCACAACTGAAACAAACCAACCACTCACTTTGCCTtcttaataaagaaatgatttCATACCCGAACTTGGTGGTTATATTGCAAACTTGAAGCGGTTTCGCtttagtaaagaaaaaaagttttgtagtttCTTCGAAGAGGTTCAAGCTCTCTGTTGTAACGAACCTGCGCTAGACTACTGGCTTAAACTTTCGCAAAAGCTGATGGCAAATCAGGAAGATACAGTTTCATTACCAGTGGCATAAGCACGGCTGATAGAGGACTGCCTATGCGTTCTCTCTACACAATCAAGGTTGCGCCTCGAAATGCCTCAGCCGCTCATGTAACAGGCAATTAAGTCGCATATTTGATAATCACTCATAGAAGGAATGTGGAGTAACACTAAATGAGTTAAACCGCGTGAATAAAACCCAGACCTTTctataaacacaataaaacttATACAAAACGGAAAAGAGCAGCAAGTGCTTAACAAACCAAGTACTTCCCaacaatgtttgtatttattgcttGCAAGTGAACGGGGAAGGCAAGCACACTCGAAAAGATaataaattagaaacaaaTGGCTGGTTTATTACACCAGTCCTTgagcaaaacaacaaaagttcATCAGTACTCATCTGTCTTAAACGACTGAGTATAGATTGTCGCCAAAGCAATTGAGCAATGCTGACTGCAGGATGCAATAAGTTTATTCAGAAACACAACGGGAAGTTATTTGATTGAAGCCAGACATCACGTAGTTTCAGTGAAATGAGTAGAGTTtgaacaaagttgttttaatacaagAAGACTTGGCGTATCTCATTAGAATCCACAACCACAAACTACGGTCAAAAATCATTTAGTATTTTGCTGATTATAGATTTTACAGTTCAACGCACGGCCCTGCGTACTTGTACAATTTGTATTTACACACTTTTCCGAAATATTTTGCCCATCTGTTAAAACTTCAAAGCCTTTTATTCTTGCGTGACGAGGCAACATCGGACATTATTACATCTGTTACAAGGgcggaggaagatgggacaccttttaactgtattttctcgtcccagttagtatatagtaaacaaagtacattctaaaaattataaaactatatcttcACGAATTCCATATATCGTTGTTAACAGGTATCACACTATAAAACTAGTGTCAGggtcggagcaattgccgttaattaTTCTTCCagaacacacacgcccacaataaCAGAACCATCACTCAGTCCCGCATTAATACCAATACCTGAATGAGTAAATGTAAcaaactttatccttgcacggccggaaaacgacagtggttaaacACTAGTGTTGCCGTttcatgtttcatacaccccgtatCTGCATTTTTCcacacaatgtttttatttattgcttaTAAATGTGCGTGAAAGGCAAGCACACCCGGGACACATGGTTTTTGATGCAAGCGCCTAAACCACTGTTCCACGGCGCCGGACCACTCGAAAAGATAAGAAATTAGAAATAAATGGCTGGTTTATTACACCAGTCCTTGagcaaaacaactttgttcATCAGTACTCATCTGTGAGAAACGACTGAGTGATTTTCATTTAATAACTTCCCCTTATGTTTCTGACTAAAGGCATTGCTGCAACACAGTAAGTATTGCTGAACTGCAACAAGTGTCTGATGTTTAAATTTGCTGGTTATAATTATTCCCACAAAAACATATAAGCAACATAATAAGATGCTCATGTTTGGatgtttttaacagaaaaatttaacaacaactATTGCATGCAGGTTACTATACAAAGGATATAAATAcaccaaaataatattttcattcttgTTTGCAAAATTACGGAAAGTAGTCTTCTTTTATAAGGTAGAGCTTGGGTGTTAGTTTACTGGTTGTTGcaattaaaaatgcaaactGCTGCTTAGACTGTAAAGTTACAATAAGTTTGTCTTTTTGGTTATAAGgagtcccgtcttcccccaaaTATATTGGGCAACATGTGCTTaagagtcccatcttaccccaccacacTATACAACGAAATATTGTCTAAGCAAATGGGGGCTTactttgttattgtttgtagCAAACTTTAAACGTCAGCTatgatatatatgtatatatagtggggtgggggaagacgggacacctttagcacataacattcagatatcctgatcgtgttttaaacaattaacaacggtctatgagagtcatgaggacttagttttatatttctttgaatgttctttgtttactattaaatgggacgagaaaatagagttaaaaagtgtcccaacttcccccatcctactgaaTAATTGCATTTGCTATTCCTAATGATATAAACTATAAGACGAGAGAGCTCTACAAATCATTGCGTGCCAATGTGCGAGAATTATCTCACGGCCGGAACAcgaacttttacaaaaatagaatttCGGAAACACAGATCCATTCTTAGCAGATCATGACGTACCAATGCGCAAACAATTAGTAAATTGAAAGTGGATCAAAATATCGTCACGTCCTGTGACGTCAAACTTTATCTTTTGTTTCTGAATTCGGATGTCGGGTTCAAAGAAGAAGCCGCAGTGTGTAGGAATGCTATGCAGCGATAAGCAGCTCTGTTGTAGATAGGCACATCGAGACCCCAGCATTAAAACTGAGcatgttttgttcaatatttgAGTGGTTGACCTCTGCGGGCATCATTACAAGTTTAATCGGGACTTTTACTTTTGTTGTACTCGTATATTATTACTGGTGGAAGCCGCCACATCCAAGATACCCACCGGGGGTTAGAGGGGTACCCATTTTGGGGGCGATACCTTTATTATCCCCTTTTCCACACCGAGTGTTGTTAAATTGGTCAAAGAAATATGGAGCCATCTTTTCCGCAAGATTTGGCCGATCCGATGCAGTTGTTCTCAATGATTATACTTCCGTTTACCAGGTATTCAGCCGAAATAGCTTAAGTTATACGATTCGTTTGTTATATAAACGTGCAGCATTGTATAAGGTTGTAGAACACAAAGTAATTTGTCACGATTCGTCTTTTTTAATCACGCGATTATATTTACGGATCAGTAGTTAATCACGTTTTTATTAATCGTTCGCGTAattcaaatattcttttcAGGCTTTTGTCGAAAACTATGTAAGTTTCCAATCTCGACCTGACGTACAGGTAGTGAATGAGTATACGTCTGGATTTGGGTTCGCATTCTCTAAAGGTCAATATTGCCTTGatgttaaaaagtttagcGCACAAGCAATAAGAAGGTATGTTTATACCTTAACATGGGTTCAAGGGtcattgctgctaccattagggtttgtgtccttggggaAGACACTTTACGGCAAATACTCAAGCCTAGTGGTCTTTAATTGGttattcaaattatcagctaaatataaaacaaataaaaaatcctttacaaagtaatatacatgctaactcgtaagctgacacgaggtgtatgaaacaaaacacccgttttaaaacgactgtcgttttccggccacacgagaatAGAGAAAATtacgtttattcattcatccGTGaattactcttttttatttgcaggGTATTGCGACGctttttttccaataaaatgtaaatacgtttttaaccgtaaagtgttttaacgactCTCTTTTAATCGcgtataggcctatatatccTGTCTCTATTATATTACCGcggttattattattactttagCATTGGAATCGTGCAGATTGAGAAATGGGTGCAAGAGGTGGCTGAAGGAACTGTGAAACAACTGGGCGAATTCGAGGGCAATGCTATTGATGTTAAGGTTTGGAGAAACATGCTACATTTGCTATTTATGTTtgctatttaatatttattaaggTTTCGAGAAACATGCTACatttgttatttatgtttgctatttaatatttatgtctgACGTCGAGGCATAcaatggttagcgcgcctgggTCTATATATATACCGACTCTAGCCTATATGGGAGTCTCGAATTCGACGCTTCAGCACTGTTGTGTGCATATTTCCTtgtcaaagaaatataaactcCAAATTCTCAAACTAAGaggttttctatgtttaaaatttttattgtctGCCTTACAAAAAATCACTGTAAGCTACCACGTTGTAGGAAACAAAAAACAGCCCTGCCAAGGTAGGATTAatgtgaaatatttatttagacaTGCATTGGACGAAAGGTGGCTGACGTCATGACCATGCTTTTGTTTGGGAGATTCTTTGGGACAAAAGACCAACATTATGAACAATTTCTTAAAGATTGCTTTGATAAGTAAGCACATGGTTGAGAGTCAAAATAAAGAAGCCAATAACTTTGCCAGTTTTAGGTCAATTTAAATACCATTGCATTCATAGCAATCTAGGTTTAAGTgactaatataatataataaaattaccaaCGAGTCGTGGTGTTATGgttatatagtacggtgggggaagatggaacacctttttgatattttctcgtctcatttggtggtaaacaaagaaaattcaactaattataaaaccgtatcctcacaactcccatagatcgttgatatttgtttcaaacacgatcaggatatttggatattgtgtgctaaaggtgtcccgtcttcctccactTCACTATATAACTgtgaaaatattctttgtttattaccaaaatcGGTGatgaaagagaaaaaaaacattgaccGTTTTGTCCTGACGCATTATATATCAAACGGTACAGTCCTGTATTTGGTGTGTAGCATATTATTTACCATTACCTGTAATAGTTCTTTTTTCTACAGCGTCACAGATCCGGCAATCTACTCTCAAGTAAATGCATTGATGTTCGtaccattattacgtcacatacCATGGTTCGGGAATGCGTTGTCAGTTCATCAGAACATTCACTTCAGATTAAAAGGTATAAGTTGCATTATTGCTTGTTTATTTGATTTCGTAAAAAAAGCATTTAGAAAATACTTACTGGTACTCAGCCATTATGATTTACAATTAACCAAATCGCACTGTTACGCTTCGGTGACAACGCATTTGTATAAAACCCTAACCAAagcaaaacatatagtagggtgggggaagatgggacacctttggcacttgatattcaaatattctaatcgttttaagcaattaacaacgactTATAaaagtcgttaggatacggttttatatttcttttgtttactagcaaacgcgacgaggaaatagaataaaaaggtgtcctattttctTCCATCCTACTATTCCCAGAGGCCTAgagatttatttaataaaaacggAGATATAGCtgcttaaggtggctgtacacagtattcgGCATGCGAATTCTCTTGCGAAGTTgtgtatgcaaacccattacccaGTTCCGCATgtggcagcgaaatccggacaaaacagacaaaacggaccaattccggatactgtgtacagccacctttacccGTCTGCTGTTTCATATATTTACTTAGTGTGACGTTATAcactataaatttaaaactacgTCATCAAAACAATACATCCCCGCAGTTGTCAAAACGAGCGCAGACCGATTTCTCACCGGTCTGCAGACATAAGTGACAGATACCAGGTGCCAGCAATGCGTCAATTAAGCCCGGAATAAACGCGAGCCAATAACTAAAATACATCTGACTGGTTTGCAGACATCCCGGTTTATCagtctgtattttaaaaaactatgaCAACCGCTTGGACCATCACCAACAGGCTTCTCTATAcgcttatagtagggtgaggaaagataagacaccttttcaatctattttttcgtcgcatttagtggtaaacaaagaagattcaaaTAAAAACCGTAGCTTTACGGCTTTCAAagcccgttgttaattgtttaaaacaggatcaagatatttgaatattattgctaaaggcgtcccctatttccccatcctactatataattatattttacccaCTTTATAGTAGAAagttaatattacattatatgTTGCTAAAGATTTTTGCCGGAAAGAAATTGAAGAACATAAGAAGACTCTTAATGTGAATGAACCCCGAGATTATGTTGATGCTTTTCTTATTGAGATGAGAAATCATTCTCCTCGTGATTCTTGGTTTCATGTAAGTTTTTTCAACACAAGCTTTTGTCGTTGTACAACAGAAGTCTTATATACATGATACAccattacaaattacaaaactcATAACATCTTTTGGTCACATTTGATGCAATAAAGAACACAGCTATGTGTTAAAGTAGCCAGATGTCCGATACAtctataattaatttattaatcaaAGTACACACAATCTTTGTGAGGATCTTACTCAACCCACTGACCCGCCTTACCACAATATTCAAGCTTTTTGTATTAAcctttaaaactagtttaatcctTCACACTTGcgaactttaaaattttatcgGGTTTAGCGAGCACTCAAAATTATAGCAccttcgcatttttttacctgttcagaAAATGTTGTATCAATTTAccatcttttttttaaatatttaacaacagtaatcgCTTGACGCGGGCTTTATATAAAGTCGGAATAgtactgtcaaataattctgtaaaattattttttgattattattaaatgggggtccgataaaaatataataaagtctCGTTTGACAaagtgacccatcttcccccactccgctatatatttcaactttgtttttatcaaacagGATTTCTTCGAAAGGAATTCCAACGGGAGTCGGATAACTTAACCTACGGTTGAACTATAACTGTTGAACTAATATCGACACGGATAAAAGGTATTAATAATTTTCtatctgttaaaaaacatcaaacaaataaatgcatCGTGGTTTATTTATGTTGACAACCATATTTTGCATTTGCGGGATCTTCTAATAATCAGGGGGGTATCGTTAAACCTTTCAGCCACAATATCATCGTTCAATTCTTGCAACAAGTCTTCAACTGAAACGATAAAAACCGATTAAAATATGTCTaactgacgtcacattttttatcCAAACGATTTGGAAAAATTTTGAATCagtattgaaacaaaaatattttattagagTCAGGGAATGAATGCTTACCAGTTTAAGGCTTTGGTTGATTATATTTTCTCCAAGTGCTCCATTTTTTCGCACAACACATATTGTTAGATGTGCTAATAACAAGGAGTCCGACGACAAGCATGAGGTGAAGCGCTGACTTATTCATctgcagaaacaaatatttattacaagacacaactaaaacaaaccaaccactCACTTTGCCTTCTTGATAAAGAAATGATTTCATACCCGAACTTGCTGGCTATATAATGCAAACGTGGATCGATTTCTCAAAACGCTTTggtaaagaaaaaagttttgtagtttCCCCGAAGAGGCTTAGGTACTCTATTGCAACGAAACAGCGCTAGTACAGGCTTcaacttttgcaaaaattgACGGCAAATCAATGAATATACTGTTTCATTAACAGTGACAAAGGCACGACTGATAGAGGACTGCCTATGCGTTCTCTCTTCAAATGCATCGCTGCAACACAGTAAGTATTGCTTCACATTTTTTTCGAAAcgaatatttttcttaaatatacaagagtaatcagctttgatgCAGGCTTTATCAAGTCGCATAATAACACTGTNNNNNNNNNNNNNNNNNNNNNNNNNNNNNNNNNNNNNNNNNNNNNNNNNNNNNNNNNNNNNNNNNNNNNNNNNNNNNNNNNNNNNNNNNNNNNNNNNNNNNNNNNNNNNNNNNNNNNNNNNNNNNNNNNNNNNNNNNNNNNNNNNNNNNNNN
This genomic stretch from Ciona intestinalis unplaced genomic scaffold, KH HT000125.1, whole genome shotgun sequence harbors:
- the LOC104266788 gene encoding cytochrome P450 2M1-like yields the protein MFCSIFEWLTSAGIITSLIGTFTFVVLVYYYWWKPPHPRYPPGVRGVPILGAIPLLSPFPHRVLLNWSKKYGAIFSARFGRSDAVVLNDYTSVYQAFVENYVSFQSRPDVQVVNEYTSGFGFAFSKGQYCLDVKKFSAQAIRSIGIVQIEKWVQEVAEGTVKQLGEFEGNAIDVKTCIGRKVADVMTMLLFGRFFGTKDQHYEQFLKDCFDNVTDPAIYSQVNALMFVPLLRHIPWFGNALSVHQNIHFRLKDFCRKEIEEHKKTLNVNEPRDYVDAFLIEMRNHSPRDSWFHDFFERNSNGSRIT